One Pygocentrus nattereri isolate fPygNat1 chromosome 23, fPygNat1.pri, whole genome shotgun sequence genomic window carries:
- the LOC108429698 gene encoding trypsin inhibitor ClTI-1-like, whose translation MKLAVLLCVSVLLCWSAFTAADDPYEPNCARYANSICTREFEPVCGDNGQTYPTECVLCQENTIDQQIKVAYKGECGHV comes from the exons atgAAGCTGGCTGTCCTGCTCTGTGTATCTGTTCTTCTTTGCTGGTCTG CTTTCACAGCAGCCGATGATCCTTATGAG CCTAACTGTGCTCGGTATGCAAACTCAATATGCACCCGCGAATTTGAGCCAGTGTGTGGTGACAATGGCCAAACATACCCAACTGAGTGTGTGCTCTGTCAGGAAAACAC CATCGACCAGCAGATCAAGGTGGCATATAAGGGAGAATGTGGCCATGTGTGA